From a single Metopolophium dirhodum isolate CAU chromosome 6, ASM1992520v1, whole genome shotgun sequence genomic region:
- the LOC132946552 gene encoding gamma-glutamylcyclotransferase-like isoform X1 — MQITWLLFCALFFSIYAADNMNKFMYFAYGSNMLADRIHIKNPTAVRIGTGKLNAFRLDFKGFSHFWGGCPSTVVPDPEEHVWGVLWQLNTSDLSNLDQQEGVEKKIYAPFEANVVTPNGDNVLSRCYMLVNQPAKQIPLPLDRRPSKAYLETIILGANESGLPLDYLQFLSEILDNGNDGPKMPWSKREQQTTEL; from the exons atatacgCAGCcgataatatgaataaattcatGTACTTTGCGTATGGTAGCAACATGCTTGCAGACCggattcatattaaaaatccaaCTGCTGTAAGAATCGGAACCGGCAAACTGAAT GCATTCCGTTTAGATTTTAAAGGGTTTTCACATTTTTGGGGCGGATGTCCATCAACAGTTGTTCCAGACCCTGAGGAACATGTTTGGGGTGTTTTGTGGCAACTGAATACCAGTGATTTGAGCAATCTAGATCAACAAGAAGGTGTTGAGAAAAAAATCTATGCACCATTTGAGGCAAACGTTGTGACACCAAATGGGGATAATGTATTAAGTCGCTGTTACATGCTTGTCAATCAGCCTGCTAAACAAATACCATTGCCACTTGACAGAAGACCATCAAAAGCATATCTAGAAACTATAATACTAGGGGCAAATGAAAGTGGTTTACCATTGGACTATTTACAATTTCTTAGTGAAATACTTGATAATGGCAATGATGGCCCGAAAATGCCATGGTCCAAGCGTGAACAACAAACTACTGAGTTGTAA
- the LOC132946552 gene encoding gamma-glutamylcyclotransferase-like isoform X2, whose product MADNMNKFMYFAYGSNMLADRIHIKNPTAVRIGTGKLNAFRLDFKGFSHFWGGCPSTVVPDPEEHVWGVLWQLNTSDLSNLDQQEGVEKKIYAPFEANVVTPNGDNVLSRCYMLVNQPAKQIPLPLDRRPSKAYLETIILGANESGLPLDYLQFLSEILDNGNDGPKMPWSKREQQTTEL is encoded by the exons CcgataatatgaataaattcatGTACTTTGCGTATGGTAGCAACATGCTTGCAGACCggattcatattaaaaatccaaCTGCTGTAAGAATCGGAACCGGCAAACTGAAT GCATTCCGTTTAGATTTTAAAGGGTTTTCACATTTTTGGGGCGGATGTCCATCAACAGTTGTTCCAGACCCTGAGGAACATGTTTGGGGTGTTTTGTGGCAACTGAATACCAGTGATTTGAGCAATCTAGATCAACAAGAAGGTGTTGAGAAAAAAATCTATGCACCATTTGAGGCAAACGTTGTGACACCAAATGGGGATAATGTATTAAGTCGCTGTTACATGCTTGTCAATCAGCCTGCTAAACAAATACCATTGCCACTTGACAGAAGACCATCAAAAGCATATCTAGAAACTATAATACTAGGGGCAAATGAAAGTGGTTTACCATTGGACTATTTACAATTTCTTAGTGAAATACTTGATAATGGCAATGATGGCCCGAAAATGCCATGGTCCAAGCGTGAACAACAAACTACTGAGTTGTAA